Proteins co-encoded in one Papaver somniferum cultivar HN1 chromosome 5, ASM357369v1, whole genome shotgun sequence genomic window:
- the LOC113282523 gene encoding uncharacterized protein LOC113282523, with protein MAMDSNTGGEEFGIGWFLSIKTTLGDEFEGQIITFDKASNILVLQEGSKTRPRRNIRLLKANHIKEFTLLGQGEDPLDINNCYVDLNSVQAKEESAIRQADVEAERIGVGVSNEAQIIFDALSKTLPVRWDKTAIVVMNEVRVSSPYLPENVSGGTPAANERVKKVLELQRKKLHTPGQ; from the exons ATGGCAATGGATTCAAACACTGGTGGAGAAGAATTTGGAATTGGATGGTTCCTCTCCATCAAAACAACACTGGGAGATGAATTTGAAGGTCAAATCATCACCTTCGATAAAGCCTCCAACATTCTTGTTCTACAAGAAGGTTCTAAAACTCGACCTAGAAGAAATATAAGATTATTGAAAGCAAATCATATCAAGGAATTTACTTTGTTAGGTCAAGGTGAAGATCCACTTGATATTAATAATTGTTATGTTGATCTCAATAGTGTTCAAGCTAAGGAAGAATCTGCTATCAG GCAAGCGGATGTCGAAGCGGAGAGGATTGGTGTTGGAGTTAGTAATGAAGCACAGATCATATTCGACGCGTTGTCTAAGAC GCTGCCAGTTCGTTGGGATAAAACTGCCATAGTTGTGATGAATGAAGTTCGAGTGAGCAGTCCATATCTCCCAGAAAATGTTAGTGGAGGAACCCCCGCTGCCAATGAGCGGGTGAAGAAAGTG CTCGAGCTTCAGAGGAAGAAGTTGCACACTCCTGGACAGTGA